The following DNA comes from Candidatus Angelobacter sp..
GAGATAATGGTGGCTCATCCAGTACGTTCTGGTCGACTCCACCACGTATAGGTATGCCCATGCGAGAAAGACCATTACTGCGGAGGCGCGGTACCACAGACCCGCCGCCATCGCCATGCCCGCGACAACCTGAAGCGCGACGATCACGTGAATCCACTGAGCCGGCAACATGGGAAGCCATTGAAATCCCTCGTACGGAAAGGTGAATTTGACGTTCGGCCCGGTATAAAAAACCTCCAACGGAGTCTTACCGAAAGTACTCGCCGACGGGAAACACAGTGAAATCGCCTCCAAGGTCATCACTACACCGACCGCAATGCGGAAAGCGGCCAGTGAAGCGCCATTGACTGGTCTTGCAAGCAGCGAATTGAATCGCATCCAATAGCTGGGCGGACGAGAAGACACGGCACCCGCTCCTGCGCCAACGGCAATCCGGCCGGCACCCTGAGTTGCCCGTTGAAGACCTGGGGCTCGCCCCGTTTTTTGCCGTCTCCGCTTCTCTTTCATCCGGACAACCCATCACTCAATCCACGTCGCCGACCGTGCTCCTCCTCCGCAATACATTTTGCCTCTGGTTCGAATTGATGGACAGCGTTGAGGTCACGCACGAGGAATGGTTTAGTTGAGTTGCGTTTCAAAGTCCACAGGGGATTGGCGAGCGAGGGCGCTGTGGAACCGCTCCCGGCTGTAAAAGACCTCGATCCGCTCAAAGATCGCAGCTTGCGCCGCTACACGCGGACCGAACTGGCGGCGATGGATTGGAACCAGGAGAACAGGTGACAACCCTGCGTCCTTGCGAGCCAACACGATTAACATCTTATCGCGTTTGGCCTCGAAAGTCTCCCGGACGGCGACAGCACATTTTCACTTTCAGCGAACGCAACTCCTTTGACATGACACGCCGATTTCGGCACCTTTCGGGCGTCATGAGCTCAACCCGATTGAAATCCCTCGGTATCGCCATTTCCCTCGCGTTGAGTCCGGCGGCAATGATTCAGGCTCAGCCGTCGGGATTGAATCAACGAAATCCGAACACTACGCTGCAAATGCCGGCGTCACCGCCACAGTTCGGATACACTGTTTCCAATGCGTTTCCCGGCTTGAGCCTGAGTGTGCCGGTTTGCATTACGTCGCCCCCGGATGAAACCAACCGTCTTTTCATCCTCGAGCAAGGCGGGAACATCGTCGTGATCACAAACCTGGCCGCTCCCACGCGGACCGTGTTCATGAGCCTGCCGGTCATGTCGGACAGCGAGTCCGGTCTGCTTGGGTTGGCGTTCCATCCGGGCTTCGCGACCAACGGTTATTTTTATGTTTTCTACACCCGCAACATCAGCGGCAGCCGCTATCAACGCATCGCCCGGTTCCAAACTTCCCCTCCCGACGCCAACACAGCCTCGGCGGGCACAGAGCTTCCGTTGATCAGCCAGATTGACAGCGCCGGCAATCACAACGGTGGCGATATGCACTTTGGCCCGGATGGATACCTTTACGCGTCGTTGGGTGACGAAGGCGCGCAATACAATGGCAGCCGAAACAGCCAGATGCTCACGAAGAATTATTTTTCCGCGATCCTGCGCATTGACGTGGACAAACGGCCCGGGAATCTCCTTCCGAATCCCCATCCTGCCAATACCACCAATTACTTCGTTCCCGCGGACAATCCTTACGTCGGCCTGACCAATTTCAACGGTCAGACCATCGACCCCGCGAACATCCGCACCGAGTTTTACGCGATTGGTTTTCGCAATCCTTGGCGGATGTCATTCGACAGGACGACAGGGTTCCTCTACGTGGGCGATGTGGGTCAGGACCTCTACGAAGAGGTGGACGTGATCACCAAAGGCGGCAATTACGGGTGGGCCTATTACGAGGGACTTCACCCCGCCGCTTCACTGTACCCAAGCCAGCCCACCATTCTCGCGAATCCTCCCGCGGGTTTGATCGCTCCGATCCAGGAATATCCTCATAGCGGCAACACAAGCTACCAGGGCAACGCGGTCATCGGCGGCGTCGTGTATCGCGGCAGCCGCATTTCACAACTGTACGGCGCCTATGTCTTCAGTGACAACGGCAGCGGCAACGTCTGGGCGTTACGATACGACGGGACCAACACCGTGCCGTTTCAGCGAATTACCGGGGCCTCGAGCCCGTCGGCGCTTGGCACGGATCCGAGTAACGGCGATGTGCTGATTGCGCAACTTGGCAACAACACGATCGGACGGCTCGTTTACAACACGACATCGACGGGCGCACCGCTGCCGCCGACTCTCGCCGACACCGGCGCGTTCAGCGATTTGACCACACTCACCCCCAGCGCCGGCATCGTGCCCTATGACATCAATGTCCCGTTCTGGTCCGACAACGCGATCAAAACGCGCTGGTTTTCCGTGCCCAACACGAATCGGACCATCGGATTCAATCCCGACAGCAACTGGTCGTTTCCCACCGGCTCGGTTTGGATCAAACATTTCGAGCTTGAGCTGACCAACGGCGTGCCGGAATCGCGCAAACGCCTGGAGACCCGTTTCATCGTGCGCAACACGAACGGTGTTTATGGCGTCACCTACCGCTGGGATTCACCGACCAACGCCACACTCGTGCCGGAGGCGGGTTTGGACGAAGCATTCACAATCAGCGACGGCGGCACGCTGCGCACGCAGGTCTGGCATTACCCAAGCCGGTCGGAATGCCTGACCTGCCACACTTCGGTCGGCGGCATGGCGCTTGGCTTTAACACCGCCCAGTTGAACAAAGATTTCGATTACGGAGGCGGACCCGAAAACCAGATCGAAGCGCTGAGCCGAGTCGGCTATTTCACAACTCCGGCCACGAACGTGAACACACTTCGCGTCCTCGCGCACCCGACGAACACCGCTTACAGTGTGGAATACCGCATCCACTCCTACCTCACCGCCAACTGCGCCCAATGCCATCAACCGGGCGGGCCGTCCGTCGCGGCGTGGGACGCGCGCATTTCCACGCCATTGTCGCAGGCGGGCATCATCAATGGAATTCTGAACAACGACGGCGGCGACGCAAATAATCGCGTGGTTGCTCCCGGGTCGTCGCCGCATTCCATGATGCTGACGCGCATTTCCAAACGCGGACCGGGTCAGATGCCACCGCTGGACAGCACGGTGCTCGATACGAATGCGATCGGCCTGTTGAGCGGGTGGATCACGAACGATCTGCCGAATTATCAGAGTTTTGCCGACTGGCAGACTGCGCATTTTGGTTCCACCAACGCCCCGAACGCAGCGGCGGACGCCGACCCCGACACCGACGGCGCAAAGAATCTGCTGGAATACCTCACCGGCACAGATCCTCTTGCCGGAGGCGACGCGTGGAAAATCAACGTGCGACAGTCCGGTGACACGGTGGAAATCTCATTTCCACAACTCGCGAACCGCGGATTTCAAGTCGAGTGGACGCCGGGTCTCACCGCGCCGATTGCGTGGCAACCTCTGGATGTTCCGTCCAATCGTCCTTTCTTTTCGCTGACGAATTTCACCGCATCCGTCGGCGACACCATCACCAACTCGCCTTTCAAGTTTTACCGCGTGCGCGTGTTCGAGCCGTAGCGCACTCGAGGCTCGACAGTTCGGCGGGTGGTGTTTGAAATCTGGCGCACGGCAAAGACTGCTTCCACCATGTTGGCACTTGGCACACCTGCGCCAGACTTCCTGCTGCCGGACACGAACGGAAAACTCGTTTCATTGGCCGACCTGAAAGACGCGCCCGCGTTACTGGTGATTTTCATGTGCAATCATTGCCCCTACGTGAAACACATCCGGCATGAACTGGCGGACCTCGCCGACGAATACCGGAAACGGGGCGCAGCAGTTGTCGGCATCAATTCCAATGACGCGGTCAACTATCCCGATGACAGCCCGGCGAAGATGGCCGCGGAAGTGCGGGAGATTGGCTACACGTTTCCTTATCTCTTCGACGCGGCCCAGACCGTGGCCCGGGCGTACCGCGCCGCCTGCACGCCCGACATCTTCGTTTTCGACAAGGATCAGGAGCTGGTTTACCGCGGCCAGTTCGACGACAGCCGTCCCGGCAACGGCATTCCGGCAACCGGAAAGGACTTGCGAGACGCGCTCGATGCCGTGCTCGCCAGCAAACCCGTTCCCTCAAAACAGAAACCCAGCATCGGCTGCAACATCAAGTGGAAGCCGGGCAACGAACCGGAGTACTTCTGAAGTCTTTTTTGGGTATTGAAATCGGCGGCACGAAACTGCAGATCGTCGTCGGCGATGCATCCGCGAGGATCGTCCAGCGACGTCGTCTTGCTGTGGATCGGGTCAAAGGGAGCGCGGGTATTCGCGAGCAAATCGAGGCCACACTGCCCGGATTGATTCCCACCGCCAGACCGTCGGCCGTCGGCGTCGGTTTCGGCGGGCCGGTGGATTGGAAAGCCGGCCGGATTTGTCGCTCGCACCAGATCGAAGGCTGGGCCGATTTCGAGCTCGGCGATTGGCTGCACTCGCTGACCGGACTGCCGGTGTGCGTGGAAAACGACGCGAACACTGGGACGCTCGGCGAAGCACTCCACGGCGCGGGCGCGGGCTTCAACCCGGTTTTTTACGTCACGCTCGGCAGCGGTGTCGGCGGAGGGCTGGTCGTGAACGGAAAAGTTTATCATGGCGCGAAACCGGGCGAAGCGGAAATCGGCCATGTTCGCCTGGATCGCGAGGGAACCATCGTCGAACAACGGTGCTCCGGCTGGGCCGTGGACGCCAAAATCCGCCAGCTCAAAACGACCGCACCGGACAGCCTGCTGGTCAAACTCATCGGCAACTCGACCGGCGGCGAAGCCAGGCATCTCTCGTCCGCATTGCAGCAAGGTGACGCAGCCGCCAAACGCATCTTGAACGAGACCTCGGAAGACCTCGCCTTCGGTCTGTCGCACGTCGTGCATTTGTTTCATCCGGAAGTCATCGTGCTTGGCGGCGGGCTTTCGCAAGTCGGCGAGCGGCTGCGCGCATCGGTTGAAAGCGCTCTCGCCGCATTCACCATGGAAGTATTCGCGCCCGGCCCAAAGGTTCATCTGGCAAAGCTGGGGGAAGACGCAGTACCGGTGGGCGCTTTGGAACTCGCCAGACGATCGGATTAACCGCGACTGTTTGGCCACGCTGACGAGGGGGAGGGTTGGCACTACCGCCGCGTGAGGGCACGCGGCCTACAAAAGCGGACGAAAACGGTAGGCCCGGAGTCCTCATCGGACACTCGCTTCTCTTGGCCGCTCAAACGCGACGGAGTGTCCACACCGCGCAAGCTAAAGCTTGCGGCTGCACCTTTCGGCTGGATAATTGCCACGGATGAAAGATTGGATTTCCAACTACCTGAAGGCCCAAAAAGCCGCGCACGATTCCATTCCGGTGGACGCGGTCGCGAAGCTCGTCGAAACGTTTGAACAGGCGCTCAAAGACGACCGGCAAATCTTTGTTTTCGGCAATGGCGGCAGCGCGGCCAACGCCTCGCACTTTGCCACCGACCTCGGCAAAGGATCGTCCGACAAACTCGGCAAACGCTTTCGTGTCCTGTCGCTCAATGACAACGTGAGCTGGATTACCGCGTTGGGCAATGACTACGCCTACGAGGATGTCTTCGTTCGGCAACTGATGAACTACGGCATGGCGGGTGACCTGGTGATGACCATGAGCGTGAGCGGGAGTTCGCCGAACATCGTAAAAGCGGTCGAGTGGGCGAAGAAAAATGGGCTGCACACCGTCGCGCTCGTGGGCGGCAAGCGCGGCCGGCTCGCGGAACTGGCCGACCAAACCATCGTCATCAACGACACGCATTATGGCCGTGTGGAAGACGCGCACATGGGCATCTGCCATTTGATTTGCTACGCGTTTATGGAAAAGCCGGAGTTGGGCATCGTATGACCCTAACGCCGAATTATCTGCTGGCCTTCGTCAAGACCTTCCTTTGGTTTTTCGCATTTATCGCGGTTTCTTCAGGTGTTGTTGCGTATCTCCAAGGTAACGAAGTTCGAGTCGGTAACATCCTCGCGTTGGCAACACTCGGAGGCACACTTTTCGGCATTTTTGTAACCGCCATTTTTACACCGCGAGAAATTACATGGGACGACGAAACGATTAAGATCCGAGCAATATTTCCCCGATCAGGAGATTTTGAGTGGCGACAACTTGAAGCATGGAGTCCATACGGGCGAGGCACGCTTTTAATTAAGTTCAACGATGGGCAGGCGTTCCAAATCGCACCGGCCGGGTTTGGTTCAAAGGATTGGAAGGTTTTTCGATCCATGCTTCAGCAGCGTTTTCCAGAAAAGAAGACATTGATTTGGATTGGAGTCAGACCCGTCCGTTTCAGAAAGAAAGATGGTACCTAACCAACACAGAGACGGGCTAGAAGCTGATTCAGGAAAATCTCTTTGCGCCTTTGCGCCTTTGCGTTGAAATTCCGCCGTGCCCGCGACGGAACACATTCGCAAAAAACTGAACGATCTACCCCACAAGCCGGGCGTTTACCTGATGAAGGACCGGTTTGGGACGGTGATTTACGTCGGCAAGGCGCGCGATTTGCGCAAGCGCGTGAACCAGTATTTCCATCCGTCACGGCGGATGGGCTGGGACCTGAAGTTCAACGCGCTGGTCGAGGCGATCCACGATCTCGACACGCACGTCGTCCGCAGCGAGCCGGAGGCGGTGTTGCTCGAAGGCAAGCTCATCAAGGAATTTCATCCGCGTTACAACGTCAGCTTCCGCGACGACAAACGGTTCCTGCTGCTCAAGGTCAACCTCAATGACCCGATCCCACGCTTCACACTGACGCGCCTCAAGACGGACGATGGCGCGCGTTACTTCGGTCCGTTCGCCAGTTCGGGCGCATTGCGGCGCACTCTCAACCTTGTCCGCCACAAATTCAACCTGCGCGGCTGCCGTCCTTTGACGCCAACTGAGGCCGACTACAAGCATTGCCTCTATGCGCACTTGAAGGTTTGCACCGCGCCGTGCATCGGCAATGTGGCGCGCGACCAGTATCTGCTGCAGGTGCTGGCCGCGTGCGAATTTCTCGACGGCCAGGGCAGGGAGATGCAAGACCAGATCGAGGTAGAAATGAAAAAAGCCGCCGAGGCGCAGGACTTCGAAAAGGCCGCGCAGTTGCGCGACATGCTGCTGGACCTGCGGCGCACGACCAAAAAGACCGAAAAGTTCGAGCGCATTCCCTACAAACTGCCGATTGCCATCGAACCGGAGCGCGACCTGACCGAGCTGGGAAAAGCTTTGAATCTGCCTTCGCCGCCAAAGCGCATCGAGGGGTTCGACATCTCGAACATCAGCGACACGTTCGCAGTCGCCTCGATGGTCAGTTTCAGAAACGGCCGGCCCGACCGCGCAAATTATCGCCGGTTCAGAATGAAGACGGTCGTCGGACAGGACGACTTCGCCTGCATGGCGGAAACGGTGCGCCGCCGTTACACGCGGTTGAAGAACGAAGCCGGAGATGGACAGTCCGGTAAATGGTCGAATGTGCCCGACCTGATTCTGATCGATGGCGGCAAAGGACAGCTCAACGCGGCGTGCGAGGAACTGGCCAGGCTCGGCCTGGGGAACATCGCGGTCATCGGTCTGGCGAAGGAGTTTGAGGAGATTTACCGGCCCGGCGAAAGCGAACCTTTGCGTTTAAATCATGACACGGGCGCGTTGAAACTGTTGCAGCGCGTGCGCGATGAATCACATCGCTTTGCCAACACCTACAACGCGCAACTGCGTCTGAAGAAAATTTCGGAGAGCATCCTCGACGAATTCCCCGGCATCGGCGGGCAACGCAAGGCGGCGTTGCTCAAAGAATTCGGCTCGGTGCACCGGTTGCGGCTGGCTTCGGTGGAGGAGATTGCACGGGTGTCGGGTTTTGGCGGAAAGGCGGCGTCAGAGTTGAAGACATTTTTGGAGGCGCGCGGCGGTTTGTCGCAGTCCGGCGCCCTTCCGAAGGATCAGGAAAAAATCCGGTAGCCGGGCGCGCCTGCGCCACCAGCCCTATTTCGCGGGCAGTTCCTTCCTAACGGTCAGCCACTCGAAGGTGAGTTTGACGTCATCGCCAGTGGACAGAATGCCGACGAGCGTGGGTGGCTGGATGCCAAAGCTGGTCATCTTCACCGAAGTGGAGCCGCTGAATTTGAGTTTATCGTCATCCACGCGGGTCATGGTCACGGGCATGGAGATCTTGTTGGTGACGCCGGCGACGACAAGTTCACCCGTTGAATCAAACAGAAAAGGCCCCTCGGGACTCTTCGGCGTCTCTTTGAGTGTCATTTCCGTGAGGCGATAGTCAATTCGACGATGGTCTTTTTCCTTCATCGCATCGTACATGACCGTGTCCATCTTCGTCTTGTCGCTTTTCAACTGGCGCACGGGAATGAGCACGGCAACCCGGGCGTTCACCTTGCCCGGCCTGGCATTGTCAAAACTGAAGCCCGGGTCGAATTCGACAAAGCCGCCGATCAATTTGCTCTCCACCGACCAGTCATGCACGGTGGAGGTGCCCTCCACCTTCACCTTGCCGCCGCCAGGTTGAGCGGTATACCGAACCCAGTTGTCCGCGCCACGCAATGAGGCGCCGTGCCAGGCAAGCACTCCGACAAACAGAAGACAGATCGTTTTCATGAGACTTTTTCCGGTTTACGTTCGCCACCCCGCCATGCGGCATTTTGACTCGATCCCGTTCAAGCCAATTCAAACCATTCCTTCGGCAACGCCAGCTTGCTCCCCTTGGCGACGGCTTCACTGGCCTTGATCGCCAGGACCGTGGCCTCGAAGCCTTCCTGATAATTCGCCGTCGGCTGTAATTTGACTTCCGAAAGATATTTTTCGAGCGCCGATTTGTCGCCCGTGCCAAAGTTGGCGGTAAAGTCCTCCACGGCCGAGCCGACGGCATTCACGTTTGTGAGGAAGGATTCGAGCGCGTAATAAAGCGGTTTGGTGGTGTAAGAAGCCTCATCGGTGGCCTTTTCCGTCAGGTTCGTCAGCTTCGTGGCGTTTGCGATCAACGCGATGCCAGTCTCTTTGTAGAACTGGTCCTTGCGGGCGTACACTTCCCAGCCGAGCAGCGGTGAATCCACTTCTTTGAACATCCACGCCTTGTTGCCGCGCATCATGATGGCAGCGTCGGTTCCGTAAAGGATTTCGTAATCCGCATCAAAGGAATTGGCCAGCGTACTCTCGAACGTGAGGCGCGCGCCCCCGGGATACTCGAAGACGGCTTCGACGGTGTCCGCCACGTCGCGCCCGTCCTTCCATTGCATGATCGAACCGAAGCCGGTGACGGAAGTCGGGCGCCCGTTCAGGAACCACGACATCGCGTCAATCTGATGAATGCCGATTTCTCCCACCAACCCGAGTGAGGTGTCCTTGCTCAACCGCCAGTTCAACTCGCGTTCCCGGTCAGGGTTGGGCGAAGTCATTCGCCAGCTTTGCTTCTTGTGCCATTGCGCGTGGGCCATGACCGCCTTGCCGGACGCACCCGCGCGGATGAAATCCAGGAGGAATCGCCGCTGCGAGTCCGCGCGCATCTGAAGGCCCGCCTGAAAAACCTGCTTGTTTGCGGCTTTGCCCGCAAGCGCGATTGCCCTGGCGTCCTCAATGTTGTTCGCCAGCGGCGCTTCACAATAGACGTGCTTTCCCGCCTGCAACGCAGCGATGGCGATTTCACGGTGCTGGTGGGTCGGAGTGGCGACGATGACCGCCTGGACCTCCTTGTCCTCCAGCATTTTCCTGTAATCATCGAAGTCTTTCGCGGTAGGCGCGGAGTTTCTGGCGCGTTTGACGGAGGCCGGGTACGTGTCGCAAATCGCAGCGACCTGGGCCGTTTTCAACCGTGACAATGTCGCGATGATTTCGCGGCCCCAGGTTCCCAGACCGATCACGCCGCATTTGACCTGGAACGGCACGAGCGTTTCGACATCGGCGGCGTGAGCCGGAGAGCGGCCGATCAGCTCCACGCCCCCGAGCACGGTCATCAAGGTTGCAAAAGAGCCGCCTTTGAGAAAATCACGACGGTTCAGTTCGGCAGTTTCGTTGCTGTTCATACGACCATTTTTAAACGGCGCCTTCGCGAAACACAAAACTAATCAATAAAGCCAGCGATGATCGCGGGGCACTGACTGTCGGGTCATTTGAGGTTTTTGGGCAGTTCTTTGATGCGAATATTGCGAAAGGTGACCGAACCATGATCGCCCTGGAGAAAAATCGGTCCGGGTTCGTTCACTCTGTCGTCAATCTCACTGCCAGTGGCACGATCGCAGGCGACGGCGTCATGAATCTTCACACCGTTCAGAATAACGGTAATCTTGTCGCCTACGATCGTCGCCTCGACGGTGTTCCATTCTCCGGCCGGTTTGGATACAAATCGGTCGGGCGCTTTGAAGTTGTAGATGGCGCCGTTTCCACCGGGCGCCGGTTTGCCGGTGGCATGATCGTCAAGGATCTGGATTTCATGCCGGCCGCGCATGTAAAAGCCGCTGTTGGCGCCTTTCGGTATTCTGTATTCGTAGCGAACGGTGAAGTTCCAGAACATGTCTTCGGTGACGAGATCAGTTCCATGCTCGCCACGACTGACAGTGTTGACCAACAGGCCGTCATGGACGCTCCAGCTCTGAGGCCCATCCGGGCGGCGAAGTTTCCACCCGGCAAGGTCCCTGCCATTGAACAACGGACGGAACCCCGCGTCATCAGCATGGCCGATCAACCCGACTCCGAGCAGGGCGAGTATCGTCAGCGTGATGGTTCTCATGGTCCCGGATTTCGCCTGCAACAATGCCGATGAGAGCGTACGCTGAGTTCTACTTCGTTTGTGGCTTCGCATCACCCTTTTCCAGGCCGAGTGCCCACTTGATGCCGCCAAGGATGTGCTTTTGATAAGCTTCGCTGACCTCGCGCGTGTTCTCGCGTTTGCCATTCTTATCCGCCCAACCGGGGTCCCAGACATCTTCGCGGTGGCCCAGCTCAGTGTAGAAGACCCGTCCCTTGCCAAACATTTTGCACCAGGAGATCGGGTAATCGCCCGGCGTCTTATCATTCGGGTGCGCATCCAACGCCAGGAGTCCGTGGACCTGATCACGGTGAAAGTTTTTTTGGATGTAAATCTCGTCAAAAACGGTGAACGTCGCGCCGAGATCACGGGTCGCGGGATGTTTTCGGTCCTGGTTGATGCAATTGACCCGGACCTGGGCGTGGTG
Coding sequences within:
- a CDS encoding PQQ-dependent sugar dehydrogenase, which encodes MSSTRLKSLGIAISLALSPAAMIQAQPSGLNQRNPNTTLQMPASPPQFGYTVSNAFPGLSLSVPVCITSPPDETNRLFILEQGGNIVVITNLAAPTRTVFMSLPVMSDSESGLLGLAFHPGFATNGYFYVFYTRNISGSRYQRIARFQTSPPDANTASAGTELPLISQIDSAGNHNGGDMHFGPDGYLYASLGDEGAQYNGSRNSQMLTKNYFSAILRIDVDKRPGNLLPNPHPANTTNYFVPADNPYVGLTNFNGQTIDPANIRTEFYAIGFRNPWRMSFDRTTGFLYVGDVGQDLYEEVDVITKGGNYGWAYYEGLHPAASLYPSQPTILANPPAGLIAPIQEYPHSGNTSYQGNAVIGGVVYRGSRISQLYGAYVFSDNGSGNVWALRYDGTNTVPFQRITGASSPSALGTDPSNGDVLIAQLGNNTIGRLVYNTTSTGAPLPPTLADTGAFSDLTTLTPSAGIVPYDINVPFWSDNAIKTRWFSVPNTNRTIGFNPDSNWSFPTGSVWIKHFELELTNGVPESRKRLETRFIVRNTNGVYGVTYRWDSPTNATLVPEAGLDEAFTISDGGTLRTQVWHYPSRSECLTCHTSVGGMALGFNTAQLNKDFDYGGGPENQIEALSRVGYFTTPATNVNTLRVLAHPTNTAYSVEYRIHSYLTANCAQCHQPGGPSVAAWDARISTPLSQAGIINGILNNDGGDANNRVVAPGSSPHSMMLTRISKRGPGQMPPLDSTVLDTNAIGLLSGWITNDLPNYQSFADWQTAHFGSTNAPNAAADADPDTDGAKNLLEYLTGTDPLAGGDAWKINVRQSGDTVEISFPQLANRGFQVEWTPGLTAPIAWQPLDVPSNRPFFSLTNFTASVGDTITNSPFKFYRVRVFEP
- a CDS encoding thioredoxin family protein, translating into MLALGTPAPDFLLPDTNGKLVSLADLKDAPALLVIFMCNHCPYVKHIRHELADLADEYRKRGAAVVGINSNDAVNYPDDSPAKMAAEVREIGYTFPYLFDAAQTVARAYRAACTPDIFVFDKDQELVYRGQFDDSRPGNGIPATGKDLRDALDAVLASKPVPSKQKPSIGCNIKWKPGNEPEYF
- a CDS encoding ROK family protein, yielding MGIEIGGTKLQIVVGDASARIVQRRRLAVDRVKGSAGIREQIEATLPGLIPTARPSAVGVGFGGPVDWKAGRICRSHQIEGWADFELGDWLHSLTGLPVCVENDANTGTLGEALHGAGAGFNPVFYVTLGSGVGGGLVVNGKVYHGAKPGEAEIGHVRLDREGTIVEQRCSGWAVDAKIRQLKTTAPDSLLVKLIGNSTGGEARHLSSALQQGDAAAKRILNETSEDLAFGLSHVVHLFHPEVIVLGGGLSQVGERLRASVESALAAFTMEVFAPGPKVHLAKLGEDAVPVGALELARRSD
- a CDS encoding SIS domain-containing protein, giving the protein MKDWISNYLKAQKAAHDSIPVDAVAKLVETFEQALKDDRQIFVFGNGGSAANASHFATDLGKGSSDKLGKRFRVLSLNDNVSWITALGNDYAYEDVFVRQLMNYGMAGDLVMTMSVSGSSPNIVKAVEWAKKNGLHTVALVGGKRGRLAELADQTIVINDTHYGRVEDAHMGICHLICYAFMEKPELGIV
- a CDS encoding excinuclease ABC subunit UvrC; the encoded protein is MPATEHIRKKLNDLPHKPGVYLMKDRFGTVIYVGKARDLRKRVNQYFHPSRRMGWDLKFNALVEAIHDLDTHVVRSEPEAVLLEGKLIKEFHPRYNVSFRDDKRFLLLKVNLNDPIPRFTLTRLKTDDGARYFGPFASSGALRRTLNLVRHKFNLRGCRPLTPTEADYKHCLYAHLKVCTAPCIGNVARDQYLLQVLAACEFLDGQGREMQDQIEVEMKKAAEAQDFEKAAQLRDMLLDLRRTTKKTEKFERIPYKLPIAIEPERDLTELGKALNLPSPPKRIEGFDISNISDTFAVASMVSFRNGRPDRANYRRFRMKTVVGQDDFACMAETVRRRYTRLKNEAGDGQSGKWSNVPDLILIDGGKGQLNAACEELARLGLGNIAVIGLAKEFEEIYRPGESEPLRLNHDTGALKLLQRVRDESHRFANTYNAQLRLKKISESILDEFPGIGGQRKAALLKEFGSVHRLRLASVEEIARVSGFGGKAASELKTFLEARGGLSQSGALPKDQEKIR
- a CDS encoding YceI family protein; its protein translation is MKTICLLFVGVLAWHGASLRGADNWVRYTAQPGGGKVKVEGTSTVHDWSVESKLIGGFVEFDPGFSFDNARPGKVNARVAVLIPVRQLKSDKTKMDTVMYDAMKEKDHRRIDYRLTEMTLKETPKSPEGPFLFDSTGELVVAGVTNKISMPVTMTRVDDDKLKFSGSTSVKMTSFGIQPPTLVGILSTGDDVKLTFEWLTVRKELPAK
- a CDS encoding Gfo/Idh/MocA family oxidoreductase, coding for MNSNETAELNRRDFLKGGSFATLMTVLGGVELIGRSPAHAADVETLVPFQVKCGVIGLGTWGREIIATLSRLKTAQVAAICDTYPASVKRARNSAPTAKDFDDYRKMLEDKEVQAVIVATPTHQHREIAIAALQAGKHVYCEAPLANNIEDARAIALAGKAANKQVFQAGLQMRADSQRRFLLDFIRAGASGKAVMAHAQWHKKQSWRMTSPNPDRERELNWRLSKDTSLGLVGEIGIHQIDAMSWFLNGRPTSVTGFGSIMQWKDGRDVADTVEAVFEYPGGARLTFESTLANSFDADYEILYGTDAAIMMRGNKAWMFKEVDSPLLGWEVYARKDQFYKETGIALIANATKLTNLTEKATDEASYTTKPLYYALESFLTNVNAVGSAVEDFTANFGTGDKSALEKYLSEVKLQPTANYQEGFEATVLAIKASEAVAKGSKLALPKEWFELA
- a CDS encoding DUF1080 domain-containing protein — translated: MRTITLTILALLGVGLIGHADDAGFRPLFNGRDLAGWKLRRPDGPQSWSVHDGLLVNTVSRGEHGTDLVTEDMFWNFTVRYEYRIPKGANSGFYMRGRHEIQILDDHATGKPAPGGNGAIYNFKAPDRFVSKPAGEWNTVEATIVGDKITVILNGVKIHDAVACDRATGSEIDDRVNEPGPIFLQGDHGSVTFRNIRIKELPKNLK